A region of Lycium barbarum isolate Lr01 chromosome 1, ASM1917538v2, whole genome shotgun sequence DNA encodes the following proteins:
- the LOC132618150 gene encoding uncharacterized protein LOC132618150: protein MLQNSGIIDENVICNCGNSCNVRTSRADNNPGRRFFGCKMPKGGCGYFKWIDPSPEVELLKKKLKEVEEDRDTLKYKMKKLGGKFDSLKQKLKEIKQERDCAKAKFNRLVVVVLCFLLAKIIFG from the exons ATGTTACAAAATTCAGGGATTATAGATGAAAATGTTATTTGTAATTGTGGTAATTCTTGTAATGTAAGAACTTCGAGAGCAGATAACAACCCAGGTCGTAGATTTTTTGGTTGCAAGATGCCAAAA GGTGGATGTGGATATTTTAAATGGATTGATCCATCTCCAGAGGTTGAGCTTTTGAAGAAGAAGCTTAAAGAGGTTGAAGAAGATAGGGatacattgaaatataaaatGAAGAAACTTGGAGGCAAGTTTGATTCATTGAAACAAAAATTGAAGGAAATTAAGCAAGAGAGGGATTGTGCAAAAGCCAAATTCAACAGGCTTGTCGTCGTTGTTCTATGTTTTTTACTTGCAAAAATTATCTTTGGGTAG